A genomic window from Enoplosus armatus isolate fEnoArm2 chromosome 18, fEnoArm2.hap1, whole genome shotgun sequence includes:
- the cops4 gene encoding COP9 signalosome complex subunit 4 — MATEVRQELAQLMNSTGSHKDLAAKYRQILDKAIQYTDADQLESLKAFVEAMVNENVSLVISRQLLTDFCTHLPNLPDATAKAVYHFTLEKIQPRVISFEEQVASIRQHLATIYEKEGDWRNAAQVLVGIPLETGQKQYNVDYKLDTYLKIARLYLEDDDPVQAEAYINRASLLQNESSNEQLQIHYKVCYARVLDFRRKFIEAAQRYNELSYKSIVHETERLEALKHALNCTILASAGQQRSRMLATLFKDERCQQLATYGILEKMYLDRIIRGNQLQEFAAMLMPHQKATTADGSSILDRAVIEHNLLSASKLYNNITFEELGALLEIPPAKAEKIASQMITEGRMNGFIDQIDSIVHFETREPLPTWDKQIQSLCFQVNNLLEKIRQAAPEWAAQAMETQMTQ, encoded by the exons ATGGCGACCGAAGTGAGGCAGGAGCTTGCACAGCTGATGAATTCAACTGGATCTCATAAAGATCTTGCTGCCAA ATATCGACAAATTTTGGACAAAGCCATTCAGTATACAGATGCAGATCAACTGGAATCCTTGAAGGCCTTCGTTGAAGCAA TGGTCAATGAAAATGTCAGTCTTGTCATATCGAGACAACTGCTCACTGACTTCTGCACACATCTGCCCAACCTGCCTGACGCCACAGCTAAAGCAGTGTATCACTTCACCTTGGAAAAGATTCAGCCGAGGGTCATCTCCTTTGAGGAACAA GTAGCCTCAATCAGACAGCACTTAGCAACCATTTATGAAAAGGAGGGAGACTGGAGAAATGCTGCCCAGGTTTTAGTTGGTATTCCCCTGGAAACAGGACAGAA GCAATACAATGTTGACTATAAGTTGGATACATACCTGAAAATTGCCCGTCTCTACTTAGAAGATGATGATCCAGTGCAGGCAGAGGCCTACATCAACAGAGCCTCACTGCTTCAGAATGAGTCCTCTAATGAACAGCTGCAGATACACTATAAG GTGTGCTATGCCAGAGTACTAGACTTCAGGAGGAAGTTCATTGAAGCTGCACAAAGATACAACGAGCTGTCTTATAAGTCAATTGTCCATGAGACTGAACGTCTGGAGGCACTGAAACATGCCCTGAACTGCACCATACTGGCCTCTGCAG GCCAGCAGCGCTCCCGTATGTTGGCCACTCTCTTTAAGGATGAGCGCTGTCAGCAGCTGGCTACCTATGGTATTCTGGAGAAGATGTACCTGGACCGTATTATCAGAGGAAACCAGCTGCAGGAATTTGCTGCCATGCTGATGCCCCATCAGAAAGCCACCACCGCCGATG GCTCTAGCATCCTTGACAGAGCTGTAATTGAACACAACCTCCTGTCTGCTAGCAAACTCTACAACAACATCACTTTTGAAGAACTAGGAGCACTGTTGGAAATCCCCCCAGCAAAG gCCGAGAAAATTGCTTCTCAGATGATCACTGAAGGACGCATGAATGGCTTCATCGACCAGATAGACAGCATTGTACACTTTGAGA CCCGTGAACCCCTTCCTACCTGGGACAAACAGATCCAGTCTCTGTGTTTCCAAGTCAACAACCTCTTAGAAAAGATCCGTCAGGCTGCTCCAGAATGGGCTGCGCAGGCTATGGAAACCCAGATGACCCAGTAA
- the plac8.2 gene encoding placenta associated 8, tandem duplicate 2: MAVTNQPGRYEPSDFQTGLCDFCDDCGTCCYGLCCYTCLGCSIASDMDECCLCGLGIPIRSVYRTRYNINGSLCDDFMVAMCCPLCSTCQLKRDIDRRKEQGIF; this comes from the exons ATGGCTGTGACCAACCAACCAGGCCGATACGAGCCCTCTGACTTCCAGACCGGCCTGTGTGATTTCTGCGATGACTGTGGAACTT GCTGCTATGGTCTGTGCTGCTACACCTGCCTCGGCTGCTCCATTGCCAGCGACATGGACGAGTGCTGCCTGTGTGGTCTGGGCATCCCCATCCGCAGCGTCTACAGGACCAGATACAACATCAAT gGCTCACTGTGTGATGACTTCATGGTGGCCATGTGCTGTCCACTCTGTTCCACCTGCCAGCTGAAGAGAGACATTGACCGCAGGAAGGAGCAAGGCATTTTCTGA